The following nucleotide sequence is from Scheffersomyces stipitis CBS 6054 chromosome 4, complete sequence.
AAATAGATGATTCCCACCTTCAGCCACTTCACATATTAGACTTACCCTTATTACAACTCAAACCTCCCAGTCTGGTTCTCATAACTATTTTGCGGTTGTTTTCTCCTGATGAAGTGTTCAATTTCGATCCTTCGGAGTCGAGATCTGAAGATCTGATAGAAGTGGATATAGAGGAGGTTTTCCAGgcgaagaacttggaatcaCATACAGTTGTCAAAGCCCTCGGATGGCTCAAAATAAACTGTCCGAGATTTGACTGCTTGAAGAAACTCGCATATATACCGCATTTGAGCGAATCGTTGAGGAGGAACTATGAACCGGAGTACAACTCCTACTTCACCAGAATAGTGTCGAATGATCTTAGTTGGATAGAACAGGAAGACGAAATTGCATTAATACACAAACAAGCTTCTCTAAGGATAAGCGAAAACTGCGGAAGAACTGCCCAGCCAGAAATTATTAGGAAAATCAACCTTCCCAATCTTTCTCCTCTTCTCAAAGACGGTAGAAAGTACattgaattgaaagaaCCATCACTAACCAGTGATAACTTGGGGCTAAAGACATGGGGTTCTTCACTAATACTAGCAAACAGACTAATTAATAAAGACGAAAAAGGCTATCTAGTAGGTGAAGTTCTAGAACTTGGTTCTGGAACAGGTTTAGTCGGTTTGGTGTGTTCCCTAATTGGCCACAAGACGTATCTTACCGACTTGGCTGAAATCGTGCCAAATCTACAAGTAAATGTCGATCTCAACGACATCAATGCTGAAGTTCATGAGCTCAATTGGTGTGATCCTAATTCGTTTGTGTCGAAATACGGTgagaagaaattcaagaCAATAGTCGTTAGTGATCCAGTCTATTCGTCAAATCACCCATACTGGGTAGTTAACATGATTACCAAGTTTCTTGAcaactcttccaactcCAGGGTTCTCATCCAGATTCCATTGAGACCAAAATTCGAACTGGACCGCGCATTGTTGTGgaacttgatgaaagatcattttgtagaattggaGCATGTGGTAGAGGACGGCTATGACGATTTCGGTAAGATGAAGTTCTGTTTCAAGATGTTCATTAGAAAAGACTCGCATTCATAGTTTTACAAACTAATTTCATAGAAGAATCTACTGAACAGTAGTCATAAATATTTGTACATATATAGGTCTATAGAATGGTTCAAAAATCTAGTCTAAATAtaatctttcaacttcctcaatctttcaattgcatcttccaagatgtGGTCATCCTTGCAGACAGCGAATCTTAAACACTTCTCTAAGCCATTGCCCTTTCTGTTGTCGGGAATCAAGAATTCCGTTGGTGGGATACCGACAACTCCgatttctttgatcaaCCAGTAggccaacttgaagtctaAGGTTCCTCTGTCGGCAATTGCTGGTGGATACTCGTAGTCATCAggaatcttcaacttcagtaAGTTGACCAATAAAAAGTATCCACCTTGAGCTACGGTGTAAGGGAAGCCCAAATCGTCGAACACCTTAGTAAAAACTTCGTACTTTTTGATATACTCCTGTCTAGTCTTTTCGAAGTAATCAACTTTGGCAGCCTCGATGAAACCTTGAGCTACAGCTTGTTGCAATGGCGCAGGAGTGGAGAAACAAATTCTCGTATGGGCAGCCGTGAcaaacttgatcaagttaGCTGGACCGTGCACAAATCCGACTCTCCAACCAGTTGCAGCAAAGGATTTTCCAGCAGAGCCGATAGTCAAAGTTCTATCAGCCAATTGAGGCAATTTCGCCAAAGCAGCAGGTCTGGGGAAAGAAGGTGTGAAGTACAAATTTTCGTAAACTTCGTCAGAGACAAGAATCAAATTGTGCTTGATGGcaagttggccaattttcaacaactcttcttcgGTAAAGATCTTGCCGATGGGGTTGTGTGGCGTGTTGATGACAATGATCTTTGTCTTTTCGTTGATAGCAGCTTCCAAGCCTTCCCAGTCCACTTCCCAGTCGTCACCAGTGACAGTTTTGTCGTTGAACTTTTCTGGATAGTTCAATTCGACATATCTCACTTTTGCGCCTGTCATTTCGATGTTTGGAATGTATTGGTCGAAGAATGGCTCGAAAACAATGGCTTCGTCGCCTGGAGTTaagaagccaaagaatACAGAGAACATCCCTTCATTGGCTCCGGTGGTGATCTGGATCTCAGAGGTGTCAACAGGACGGCCAAACGACTTCAGGTAGTGGGCGGCAACCTCCTTTATTAAGTTAGGATTACCTCTGGCATGAGCATACTGGTTGAACTGCGGTTTGGTCAAGGCTTCATTCACAGCTTCAGTTGCAAACTTGGGAGGGTTGTACGAGAAGAAGCCCTGGCCTAAGTTGACTATGGGCTTTCCCGATTGGGCCTGAGCTTCGGCAGCAGTTTCGTTAATCAACGACCATATGTCCTTCTGTCCTGGCTTCTGGTAGAAGTAAGGGTTGTGCAAAGAAGTGGGATCCGAAGAAGACATTCTAACAGTATTCAGTGAAAAAAATCTGGAGAAACTAcgaggaaaagaaaatgtacGTGTACCAATGCTGATTGGGCTCTTTAGCATACCACGTCCAcaatgaaaaagaaagaacgTAGAATACAATACGACCTTAGTTCAAATTCAGGATTTGAAAATTAGGATATCTAGCCCAATTTATACTCCTGTCTTTGGCGATTGTAATTAGTGTGGCTCTTATCAAAAATATATCCACTATTGACTAATCATGCACGTGAGTgcggttgcaaaatgtaAGTAGTATCATGATATGTAAACTATGTGGTGAAGACATGGCAAAGAAAAGGCAGTACAgtaagaaaagaaggaatatTTGTACATCTATACTTATACCTGTATCTATctattatatataaattaCAATTGTATCTTAGGGGGCTCATATTAATTCTCTTATTAATTGTTCCTTGTCCTCGTTTATCATATGTAATCTAATAAATAGTATGCTGTAGTTCTATAATGAGTTTATGAACTCTTAACTAGTAGCTAATGGCTCAGGTGGGGGAGTCTGATGAATGCTGGGTTTGGAGATGTCTTCTGGATTATAGGAGGAAACAAGTTTCAAGAATGGCTCTAAATGAGTGCTGTTGGCAGTTTCACATCCTTCTTCTATCACCCATGGTTCGGATGTTTCACTATTGTGCTTGAAGATAACATCACAGGCATATCCGGTAACCAACAATCCTGGGGGCCTGGATCCACAGGCTTCAACAGCTTTGGCTACATTCTCAATAGTCGTTCTTACTATTCGCTGGTCCGGACACGAAGCTCTTTCTATAATTGCTGCTGGCAATTTTGGGTCCCAGTCTCTTTCTATCAATTTGGGAATCAAATCAACCACTCTATGTAATGCCATTAAAAAGACTGTTGTCCTGGACTTGACAAATTCAGGCAAGTTTGGAAGAGCTCCACGACGACCGGTGCCTGTACAGATCAAAACCTGATCGGCTACGTCTCTGTGGGTAGCTGGAATATTAGTCAATACAGGAGCTGCTAAGGCAGAAGTGATTCCCGGTAACACTACTGGAGTAAATCCTCTTTCAGAGAAGTAATTGTACTCTTCTCCCCCTCTTCCAAAGATATATGGATCACCCTGTTTCAATCTGACCACCTTTTGTCCACGCAATAACGCTTCCAAACCCATAGATAacaattcttgttgagcCCTTTCAGCATTCCCAGGGAACTTTCTGGCTATGAACAATTTggttctcttctttggaatGATGTCAAGCACTTGTTGTGGAACTAATTTGTCTGCAAGGATGAGATCGGCATTATGAATAGCTTGAAGTGCTCCAATAGTTAAAAGAGAAACTGACCCAGGTCCAGAACCCACTAAGGATATGCTTCCCTTCTTGGAATCTACGactttttgtttcttcttttctggcTCATCTGTTTCGGCAGCGCCAGCTTTGTATTCATGGAAGGCTGAGGTCAAGTCATCCAACGATAGTTCCCCCAACGTGTTCAACGGGAAGTATTCGACGACTTGGCTCAACCATCTCGttctttgcaattttttttgttcttgtgTCATATTGAATTCCTCCACTAAAGCATTCAACTTGCTTGTATTGATGGCATCCTCGTCGTGCTCTCCAATGGAATGGAAATGATCGCTgtttttcaagtcttcaagcTCGAgattatcttcttcttgtatctTTTTTCTCAAGTCGCCGATCTTGTCGCAAATATCACCTATATTTGCTGGAAGGGCATTGGTCAACTCTCTCTTGATTCTCGATGCTAATTTGCACCCCTTGCCAGAAGTGGTAACACCCATTTGGAAGTCTCCCGAAGTAAATGTTGACAACAACGTGAAGGTAGAGAGATCAGGCGAATCAGAAGTGTTGATCGGtattctgttcttcttaCAGTAGTCATATatgctcttcttcaatctaGCTTGAGACATCGGTAACGCCACAAATACCCTATCGACAATAAAGTCAACTTCGGCTCTCCCCTCAGATATAAGTAATTGCCTTATAGTGTCAAACTCGAACTTTCCGGTTattgtcttcaatttttcactctctTCTACCTTAGACACTTCCCCAGATTCAGTGAAAAGTATAGGAATGGCACCTGCATCCAAGATGGAATTTATCCGGAGTGTAGCAACGTTGGAAACTCCTATGATGAGATGGTGTTCATCTCTACAGTTTAAGGAGGCTAGAATGTTGGTCATTTTATGATTATCGTCTAAAAGGAATACTACTATTTTTCAGCTTTTGGGTGCTaaatttcttctatatAAAGAGTCTACGATAATTTTTTATGGTCTGATTACCGAATATCACGTGAGATCAGAGATTGCTATCAAAGCCCGCACTCGATAACAAAACTGAGGTAAGGCTGATAGGAAGGGATATCATTGGTTAAGAGAGTCTAAAAGTCTAAtgtagaaacagaaaggTTAGTTCGACTCGTGGCTGTGATTGTAGTTTTGGTGGATATTTAGAACGATCTgctgaaaaagaaaaaccTGAAATTTATTCATCAGCTTAATGAAGAATTTGTGCCAAATACGAGAATAAACTGGCGATTACTAAACATGTTGCTTAGTATTAAaatgacttcttctgctcaTGATTATTTGTagaacaatatcaaaacTTCTGATGTAATTATTATATATTGTCAAGAAAAGCTTTTGTTTTCAGTATTTAGTTTCTGCAAAATATGACATTTCTACCCATATCACTAGTACTCCAAAGCCATACCTATTATTGTTTCCTCAGATTGATGTTGTTTCAGTAGATAGTACTTCGTCTGATGAAGTTAGGCGTAGTTCGTATTCCTCATCCTCGTATTCCTCGTCCCagaatttgcacccattccAACCCATTTCTATTCTGATGAGGTCCTGCAGATTGACGCTGAAAAATCGTACTATATAACCATGAACCACGAGATGGTTTAAGCGCTATACTTCCCTTTTCTCAACAAAAGTTATGGCTAAGAGATCGTTGGGAATTGGGAAGGCTTCCAAGGCCAAGAAGCAAAAGTCTGCACCACgcgaagaagaaaaaattgaaaaggatCAAGCTACGGAAGGAAGTAACGAAATCACAGTAGAATTGAACGAAGAAGCTGATGCCAATGACGAAATTGCTCAATTGAAAGCCTTGTGGAAAACTTATAATGACTCAGAGAAAGATAACGAACTTGTAATCAATGGAATTATACATGAATGCGATCGTCTTTTGAGAAACTCTAAGCTTGGAGaggagaaggagaaggagaaggagCAATACACTCAAGAGTTACCAGACTTCTTTCATTCCATCTATGCTCTTGCCTTGGCggagttggccaagttcCATACTGAAGATAACAAGAAAGTGGCCGAGTATTTtgatgctgctgttgaaaGAGCTGATTTGGGTTTGAGCCAGCATCAGGATTCAATCCAATTGTTATTCTCCAAGAGTAAGATATTGCTTCATCAGATTGCTTTACAGTACATCTCCCAGTTAAAAGTTGATACTTCTATTTCAAAGAAAGTACCTAAATTGAGCTCCTACTTGGATTCTGCCTTGAGAACATacgaagaagctgaaaaaaaGGCTgacgagttgaagaagtacgAGTTGTTCAATGCCGACCAGTTGGAAATTTTGCAGGTGTTGGATGATTTGCTTGATATAGTAGACAACTTTGGCAAAGACATTGCTGAAggtgaagatgatgatgacgaagtcgaagatgacgaaattgaattggaagaaagtcATCCTTTGTATGCAATTCGGGAATCTGACGAATACAACCAATGGTGGAGAGATCATATTATCctcttcttggacaatgTTGATAAACATGGTAAAGAAATTAAAGTagacttcaaagaaaaggCCAAGTCgcaggaagaagaacatccTCTCTTGCCATTGAGGAGAGAAATCTGTAAGAGAATCGGTCAGTCGTACCttcaagaagctgaagttccttcttctgTGTTCACCACTTTAGCCTACGACGATGGattcaagaacgaaaaagaaatcaacgGTTTGAGCCTCAAAGAATCGCAGAAGATCGCtcagaagttgatttcCACCGCATTGAAATACTTGCAATGGGCagaagaccaagaagaGCCCGAGACCTGGGTCAATGTGGCTGAAGCCATGATCTCGTTGGGCAATTTGTATGAGgtagaaagtgaagaaCAGGAGAGTCATTAccaagaagctgaaaaaaTTCTCAACAAAGCTAACAACGTTACAAACGGCAAGTACGAGGACGTGTTAGAGAACTTACTTGGAGACtgagaatattgaagtttgaagaGGGCGAGCAATGGGTATATGAGTacatagaagaagaaaataagGAGTAAATGTATATTAATTAGGATTAGACCAGAAGTAAACAGATAAAACAAACCACAAATAAAAGATGACGAGGTGCAAGCAAACGGAAAAGTCTAGGGCGTATTGGGAAACTAGATAGACGAGGAGAATCGAAAGAAACAGATGATGATACCATAAGGATTAATAACAATAGTGATGAAAGAGATCATGAGATGAGAAGACGTTGATTTCGTATTATTCTGAATGAAAGTGATACTGCTTTGATGCAGTATCTATGCTTTGACTACACGCGGCTCGTAATGGTGCTTTCGCTTTGTAACTTGATGGCATTTCTTTCATGAGCGTTATCCTTACAGAACTGCAAGCCTTGACAGCGATGGTCTTCGAGAAGACGGTGCTTGGCACAGAACTTGCCCAGACAGTGGCTGCAGGCTCCAACCATACGTAATGGAGCCGAGGTGCACGATTTGAACGAGcatttcgtcttctttttgGTCTTCTTGACTTCGCTATGGGCAGCGATATTGGTGTTGGATGATTTGGGAGTCA
It contains:
- a CDS encoding predicted protein (go_function transaminase activity~go_process biosynthesis), whose protein sequence is MSSSDPTSLHNPYFYQKPGQKDIWSLINETAAEAQAQSGKPIVNLGQGFFSYNPPKFATEAVNEALTKPQFNQYAHARGNPNLIKEVAAHYSKSFGRPVDTSEIQITTGANEGMFSVFFGFLTPGDEAIVFEPFFDQYIPNIEMTGAKVRYVELNYPEKFNDKTVTGDDWEVDWEGLEAAINEKTKIIVINTPHNPIGKIFTEEELLKIGQLAIKHNLILVSDEVYENLYFTPSFPRPAALAKLPQLADRTLTIGSAGKSFAATGWRVGFVHGPANLIKFVTAAHTRICFSTPAPLQQAVAQGFIEAAKVDYFEKTRQEYIKKYEVFTKVFDDLGFPYTVAQGGYFLLVNLSKLKIPDDYEYPPAIADRGTLDFKLAYWLIKEIGVVGIPPTEFLIPDNRKGNGLEKCLRFAVCKDDHILEDAIERLRKLKDYI
- a CDS encoding predicted protein, coding for MKVTVRVSTEVSYSITIPDNSTVEDLKNSAKVGCPISTKLPADFKLIYNGEKLSPHYKPLSAFNIAASDAITVILMSNGSDTPINLTPKSSNTNIAAHSEVKKTKKKTKCSFKSCTSAPLRMVGACSHCSGKFCAKHRLLEDHRCQGLQFCKDNAHERNAIKLQSESTITSRV
- a CDS encoding predicted protein; the encoded protein is MAKRSLGIGKASKAKKQKSAPREEEKIEKDQATEGSNEITVELNEEADANDEIAQLKALWKTYNDSEKDNELVINGIIHECDRLLRNSKLGEEKEKEKEQYTQELPDFFHSIYALALAELAKFHTEDNKKVAEYFDAAVERADLGLSQHQDSIQLLFSKSKILLHQIALQYISQLKVDTSISKKVPKLSSYLDSALRTYEEAEKKADELKKYELFNADQLEILQVLDDLLDIVDNFGKDIAEGEDDDDEVEDDEIELEESHPLYAIRESDEYNQWWRDHIILFLDNVDKHGKEIKVDFKEKAKSQEEEHPLLPLRREICKRIGQSYLQEAEVPSSVFTTLAYDDGFKNEKEINGLSLKESQKIAQKLISTALKYLQWAEDQEEPETWVNVAEAMISLGNLYEVESEEQESHYQEAEKILNKANNVTNGKYEDVLENLLGD
- a CDS encoding predicted protein — translated: MEFDPLSLFTPEPSSEIEENFTVAASVPDFSEPSHSIPDYEEIDDSHLQPLHILDLPLLQLKPPSSVLITILRLFSPDEVFNFDPSESRSEDSIEVDIEEVFQAKNLESHTVVKALGWLKINCPRFDCLKKLAYIPHLSESLRRNYEPEYNSYFTRIVSNDLSWIEQEDEIALIHKQASLRISENCGRTAQPEIIRKINLPNLSPLLKDGRKYIELKEPSLTSDNLGLKTWGSSLILANRLINKDEKGYLVGEVLELGSGTGLVGLVCSLIGHKTYLTDLAEIVPNLQVNVDLNDINAEVHELNWCDPNSFVSKYGEKKFKTIVVSDPVYSSNHPYWVVNMITKFLDNSSNSRVLIQIPLRPKFESDRALLWNLMKDHFVELEHVVEDGYDDFGKMKFCFKMFIRKDSHS
- the MET1 gene encoding methionine metabolism (Uroporphyrin-III C-methyltransferase (Urogen III methylase) (SUMT) (Uroporphyrinogen III methylase) (UROM)~go_function methyltransferase activity~go_process metabolism); this encodes MTNILASLNCRDEHHLIIGVSNVATLRINSILDAGAIPILFTESGEVSKVEESEKLKTITGKFEFDTIRQLLISEGRAEVDFIVDRVFVALPMSQARLKKSIYDYCKKNRIPINTSDSPDLSTFTLLSTFTSGDFQMGVTTSGKGCKLASRIKRELTNALPANIGDICDKIGDLRKKIQEEDNLELEDLKNSDHFHSIGEHDEDAINTSKLNALVEEFNMTQEQKKLQRTRWLSQVVEYFPLNTLGELSLDDLTSAFHEYKAGAAETDEPEKKKQKVVDSKKGSISLVGSGPGSVSLLTIGALQAIHNADLILADKLVPQQVLDIIPKKRTKLFIARKFPGNAERAQQELLSMGLEALLRGQKVVRLKQGDPYIFGRGGEEYNYFSERGFTPVVLPGITSALAAPVLTNIPATHRDVADQVLICTGTGRRGALPNLPEFVKSRTTVFLMALHRVVDLIPKLIERDWDPKLPAAIIERASCPDQRIVRTTIENVAKAVEACGSRPPGLLVTGYACDVIFKHNSETSEPWVIEEGCETANSTHLEPFLKLVSSYNPEDISKPSIHQTPPPEPLATS